The stretch of DNA ATCAAGCATCTGTGTTGCCGTAATAACCGGTGTATAATGTTCGTTACACTTACGGATGATCTCCTTCTGGATGTGAGGTACCTGGCTTGCAGGAATTTCCACACCGAGATCTCCTCTGGCAACCATGATACCATCAGATGCTTCAATGATGGAATCAATATTCTCAACACCCTCTGCATTCTCGATCTTCGCGATAATACCGATATCTTTTCCGCCATTATCATTCAGAAGCTTACGGATCTCACGGATCACCTCTGCGGAACGGACAAAAGATGCCGCGATGAAATCAAATTTCTGTTCGATACCAAAGATGATATCCTTTTTATCCTGCTCTGTGATTCCCGGAAGATTTACTTTTACATAGGGAACATTCACACCCTTCTTCTCTCCCAGCTCACCACCGTTTAAGATATCACAGACAATATCAGTTCCCCTGATTGTCTTAACCTCAAGCTCAATCAGACCATCATCAATGAGAATCCTGTTTCCCGGTTTTACATCCTTGTAAAGTGTCTCATATGTGATAGCGACCTTTGTGCTGTCGCCTTCAAAATCGCCAATTCCAAGTACAAACTGTTTTCCTGCTTCCAGCTTAACCTTCTGTCCGTCCTTTAAAAGTCTGGTACGGATCTCCGGTCCCTTTGTGTCAAGAAGCATGGCAATAGGCATATCAAGTTCCTCACGAAGCTCTTTGATCATATCCACACGGCCCTTCTGTTCCTCGTGGTCTCCGTGAGAAAAGTTAAATCTGGCAATATCCATTCCATTCTCCATAAGAGCCTTCAGAGTTTCCCTGTTATTGCTGGCAGGTCCAAGTGTACAGATAATCTTAGTTTTTTTCATAATAATGCTCTCCTTCGTTTGTGCGTTTTACTGTACGTGTTTATGTGTAAATAAATGATCCTGACAATATTCATAATTTCCGTTGCACTTTGAGCAGAAACGGAACTCCAGATTTGGATCATCCTTTTCGGTACGTCCGCAGATCGCACATTTATGCTTGGCGATCCCATCCGGACCAGAGCCCGTTCTGGAAGGAGCCATCGCCTTCTTAAACTGCTGCCTCCTGTGAATTTCCTTCGGATTGTAACGATTCATATCTCGGGTACTGAAATAAAAGATCACAAAGTTTAAAAGTGATGCTACGATCGGCACCACGCCTACCCAAAGCCCGACTCGAAGATAAGATACGATATCCCACGCAATAAACAGTCCGTATACAAAGGCCATCCATTTCATCCTGATCGGGATCACAAACATAAGAAGCAGCTGAAGATCCGGATATGTGACTGCATAGGCAAGGAAAATGGAAAGACTGATATAATATGTGGTAAAAATATTTCCGCCAAGAGAGTAGGCGATCCCGTTCATCACCACATAACCACCTGTAAATACATGTAAAAGCACTGCTGCGATCACAGTAAACAAAACACCTGAAAAAATATACAATGTGTACCGGAAAGTTCCCCAGGTACGTTCCAGTGAAGTACCGATCGGATAATAGAAGAAAAAGATTGCGAGAAGGAACATCACAAGATTTCCGGTTCCTCCCACACTGGATGGCGGATAGATCACCCATGTCACCAGTCTCCAGATCTGTCCCTTCATGACCATGGACATATCAAGACTCAGCATATTCAAAACTCCCGGAGCAAACATGGCCAGAAAATATCCCAGCACATAGCATCCAATGATGTAAACAGTCAGATTCGGAATCCCGAATCTTCCGAATTTACGTTCCAGTTTGTCGATAAATTTCATTAAAATCTCCTTTCAGAAAACTTTTGAAAATCAGAAAAATCGCTTCTTGGAAAGAATGATCGCTGCCACAACACTGATCGCCACAGAAATCAGGATAATGATCAGAAATCCCAATGGACTCCTTGATAAGGGCATACCGGAACCAGCCACATTCATTCCGTAAGCACTGAACACAATAGTCGGAATACTCATGACAATAGTAATGATCGCTAGTACCTTCATAACGATATTCATATTATTGGAGATGATCGATGCAAAAGCATCCATAGTTCCGTTCAGGATACCGCTGTACACATTGGCCATTTCGATCGCCTGCTTATTCTCAGTGATGACATCCTCCAGAAGATCGGTGTCCTCCGGATATTTCTTGATACTGTCTATCTTCAGAAGCTTCTCCAGCACAACCTCGTTAGACCGGAGTGACGTAATAAAATAAGTCAGGGATTTCTGCAGCTCCAGAAGCTCGATCAGCTCCTCATTTCTTGTGGAAAGATGCAGTTTTTCTTCCACCTGCTCACTTTTTTTGTCAATGATACGCAGATAACGCAGGTACATACTCGCATTTCTGTAAAGGATCTGAAAGATAAAACGGGTCTTCATATAGGTAAAAAAGCTCCGGACTCTTCCCTCCATAAATCTGGTAAGAACCGGTGTGTCCTCCAGGCAGATGGTAAAGATCATAGATCCCGTCACAATGATGCCAAGCGGTATTGTCCCATACCAGTCCTTGTCATTACGTTCCTCGATCATAGGAACGTCAACCAGGATCAGTGTATAATTATCCTCAACTTCGATACGTGACCGTTCTTCCTCATCCAAAGGGGATCGTAAATCGTCAACCTCTATATCAAACTTCTCGGAAAATTCAAAAATCTCTGTTGCCGTCGGATTCGTCAGCGCAATCCAGCAGCCTTCCTCCGGTTCCTGTATCTGGTGGATGGCTCCGTCTATTGTCTTGTAAATCCTTACCACGATTCCCACTTCCCTTCTCTTGCTTTTCTTTTGCCAGAGCAAAATTCTTTTTTATTATAAATAGTCAAAATAGCTTTGTCAATTCATACATTTTCTTTTTAAAAAGGCTTTTAATTAATTTCACATGATCTTTACATAAAAATTCATTCTGCATTCCACGTTCTTTACATTTTTTCCGGCTTCCTATATAATGATTCCAGAATTCCAACGAAAGGAAGTTATACAAATGAGTCAGTCATCATTCGGAAAAAAATTCGTGGTTACCACCTGGGGAGAATCTCACGGCAAGGCCATCGGTGCCGTTCTCGACGGCTGTCCCGCAGGTCTTTCTCTCTGTGAAGAAGATATCCAGGTTTTTCTTGACCGGAGAAAGCCCGGTCAGAGCCGTTATACAACTGCCCGTAAGGAAGGCGATCTGGTGGAGATCCTTTCCGGAGTTTTTGAAGGAAAGACTACCGGTACTCCAATTTCTCTTCTGATCCGCAATACAGATCAGCGTTCCAGAGATTACGGAAATATCGCATACTCCTATCGTCCCGGTCACGCAGACTTTACCTTTGAACAGAAATATGGATTCCGTGATTACCGTGGAGGTGGACGCTCCTCCGGAAGAGAAACCGCCGGACGTGTGGCAGCCGGTGCCATTGCCATCAAGCTGTTAAACGAACTTGGCATTACATTTACTACCTACGCAAGATCCATCGGTCCTGTAGAGATCCGGTCCTTCTCAGAAGAAGAGATCCGAAATAATGCACTCTGCATGCCAGATGCCGACGCAGCCGCAAAGGCATCTGCCTATCTCGAACAGTGCCTGAACAGTCAGGACAGTGCCGGCGGCGTGATCGAATGCCGCATCAAAAACGTTCCTGCCGGTCTGGGCGATACGGTTTTTGACAAGCTGGATGCTACCCTCGCTCATGCGATCATGTCCATTGGTGCTGTAAAAGCTGTTGAGATCGGTGACGGCATCAATGTGACACGTCTTACCGGTTCCGAAGACAACGACGGTTTTGTACAGAAAGACGGTATTATTTCCAAAACCTCCAACCACGCAGGTGGTATTATGGGCGGTATGAGTGACGGCAGTGATATCATTCTCCGTGCACATATCAAACCGACGCCTTCCATCAGTCAGTCTCAGTCTACTGTGACCAACACCGGAGAAAATCTGGAGCTTGAGATCAAAGGCCGGCATGATCCGGTGATCGTACCACGTGCAGTAGTCGTTGTGGAAGCTATGGCAGCACTTACCATTACAGATGCGCTTTTTAACAATATGAGTGCACGGATGGATCGTATCCACGAATTTTATCAGCGGTAATTTCGTATTTTGACCTGTCGGATAGAAATTATAAATGTGCAAAAAAAGACAGACTCAGGGAAAGTTCCTACTCGTCCCTGAGTCTGTTTTTGTCCGCCTGCATAAAGCTTACTTTGATCAATCCCGATCTTAATCCAACTGCTCGCATGTATCCGGTACCGGCCAGATATGGATACTGTTCGGTGTCTCGATCTTTCTCGGTTTTTCGTTCATCATGATGATATTCTTTTCATAATCCACAGTGAAAACGGTAATACTGTTGCTGGCATGATTGGCAACAGCAATATGCTTGTTATCCGGGAAGATCATAAGATCCTTCGGGTAATCACCACTGATCGGAAGTGTAAATTTCTTGGTCAGAAGGCCTGTTTCCTGGTCTACTGCATACATAGTCACAGTATTTTCCCCTGCTGTTGTACAGAAAAGATATTTACCGTCCGCAGAAAGAGACATACCGGAAGCTGCGTTATGAAGCGCATCATTGGAATCCTCTTTTCCAAGAGTGGTAATGCTCTGAAGCAGCTGGAACTCCGGATTCTTACCGCTTCCGTCATAGCTGTATACCTTCACCTCATTGCTGAGCTCAAAAAGAAGATATGCAAATCTTCCGTCATCACTGAAACGGATGATACGAGGGCCGCTCTCTCTCGGGCAGCGAAGAATGTCAACCAGCTCCAGTTTGTCTTTCTTCTTATTGATACGATAGATCTTAACCTGATCGATACCATTATCTACCGCACAGAGATACTTATTATCCGGTGTCGGACGTACACAATTAACATGCGGACGGAAGTTACGCTCTGCCACGCTTCCAAGTCCCTTGTGGAAAACGCCGTCCATAACACTTCCCAGACGGCCGTCTTTATGTGTATGTACAACCGTTACCTTACCATCATGGTACCCTGCCACATAAAGATATCTTCCGTCCACATCTGTTGCAAGATAGCAGCCTCGCATTCCGTTGATATCCACACTGTTGAGGCGGGTAAGATCAC from Blautia sp. SC05B48 encodes:
- the pyk gene encoding pyruvate kinase — its product is MKKTKIICTLGPASNNRETLKALMENGMDIARFNFSHGDHEEQKGRVDMIKELREELDMPIAMLLDTKGPEIRTRLLKDGQKVKLEAGKQFVLGIGDFEGDSTKVAITYETLYKDVKPGNRILIDDGLIELEVKTIRGTDIVCDILNGGELGEKKGVNVPYVKVNLPGITEQDKKDIIFGIEQKFDFIAASFVRSAEVIREIRKLLNDNGGKDIGIIAKIENAEGVENIDSIIEASDGIMVARGDLGVEIPASQVPHIQKEIIRKCNEHYTPVITATQMLDSMIRNPRPTRAEVADVANAIYDGTDAIMLSGETAAGKYPIDALKMMADIAEMTEPHLDYKVFIEHRSMDGREKISSAVALATVRTAKNLKANAIVTPTMSGNTARLISNFRPKVPIYAITPNSTIQHKLQLIWGVTPLKGYQRDTTDHIMSQAMNVVRSRHLIHKGDLVVFTAGDPATNMTNGRGAVTNMMHVIEAE
- the aroC gene encoding chorismate synthase; its protein translation is MSQSSFGKKFVVTTWGESHGKAIGAVLDGCPAGLSLCEEDIQVFLDRRKPGQSRYTTARKEGDLVEILSGVFEGKTTGTPISLLIRNTDQRSRDYGNIAYSYRPGHADFTFEQKYGFRDYRGGGRSSGRETAGRVAAGAIAIKLLNELGITFTTYARSIGPVEIRSFSEEEIRNNALCMPDADAAAKASAYLEQCLNSQDSAGGVIECRIKNVPAGLGDTVFDKLDATLAHAIMSIGAVKAVEIGDGINVTRLTGSEDNDGFVQKDGIISKTSNHAGGIMGGMSDGSDIILRAHIKPTPSISQSQSTVTNTGENLELEIKGRHDPVIVPRAVVVVEAMAALTITDALFNNMSARMDRIHEFYQR
- a CDS encoding magnesium transporter CorA family protein, with product MVRIYKTIDGAIHQIQEPEEGCWIALTNPTATEIFEFSEKFDIEVDDLRSPLDEEERSRIEVEDNYTLILVDVPMIEERNDKDWYGTIPLGIIVTGSMIFTICLEDTPVLTRFMEGRVRSFFTYMKTRFIFQILYRNASMYLRYLRIIDKKSEQVEEKLHLSTRNEELIELLELQKSLTYFITSLRSNEVVLEKLLKIDSIKKYPEDTDLLEDVITENKQAIEMANVYSGILNGTMDAFASIISNNMNIVMKVLAIITIVMSIPTIVFSAYGMNVAGSGMPLSRSPLGFLIIILISVAISVVAAIILSKKRFF
- a CDS encoding lactonase family protein, with the translated sequence MGKKKYVAYVGTYTHGTSKGIQVYDVDVEKGTLTERSEVEVSNASHLAVSKNGKYLYSIEDEGVAVFERDKNGDLTRLNSVDINGMRGCYLATDVDGRYLYVAGYHDGKVTVVHTHKDGRLGSVMDGVFHKGLGSVAERNFRPHVNCVRPTPDNKYLCAVDNGIDQVKIYRINKKKDKLELVDILRCPRESGPRIIRFSDDGRFAYLLFELSNEVKVYSYDGSGKNPEFQLLQSITTLGKEDSNDALHNAASGMSLSADGKYLFCTTAGENTVTMYAVDQETGLLTKKFTLPISGDYPKDLMIFPDNKHIAVANHASNSITVFTVDYEKNIIMMNEKPRKIETPNSIHIWPVPDTCEQLD